A stretch of the Bacteroidota bacterium genome encodes the following:
- a CDS encoding uroporphyrinogen decarboxylase family protein, with protein sequence MNSRDRFITTINGGEPDRPPVFANFTPQVAEKMSKHLGVPYEEPLDSMLSTRISHTDLLLKLGNDAVGTASIAPLSAPTVKDENGLLTNEYGMVFKETDLYNEFYKFPLENADSEADIDNYKFPDPFAEGRYNDADYKVSTFKKDYGVIADLETAIFETSWYLTGMEKFFMDMMLQPPYFNKLLDKVMNTHLEMGKELIRRGADMVWAGDDFGGQDSLLMSPDQWREIFKPRMKYMFEEFRKVNPDVKIAWHTCGSVVDIIPDLIDIGLDILNPIQPLAKYMTPEFLKKEYGKDLIFFGGIDVQELMPNGTPQQIKDEVKRRVEILGKGGGYILAPAHNIQDDTSVENVMAFFDAVHEL encoded by the coding sequence ATGAATTCAAGAGATAGATTTATCACGACTATAAATGGAGGAGAGCCGGACAGACCACCTGTGTTTGCTAACTTCACCCCTCAGGTAGCAGAAAAAATGTCGAAACATTTAGGTGTGCCGTACGAAGAGCCATTAGACTCAATGTTATCTACACGTATTTCACATACCGATTTGTTGTTGAAGCTTGGGAATGATGCTGTTGGTACCGCTTCAATTGCTCCTTTAAGTGCTCCAACTGTTAAGGATGAAAATGGCTTATTAACCAATGAGTATGGAATGGTTTTTAAGGAAACTGATTTGTATAACGAATTTTACAAATTCCCATTAGAAAATGCCGACTCTGAAGCGGATATAGATAATTATAAATTCCCTGATCCGTTTGCTGAGGGACGTTATAATGATGCCGATTATAAAGTTTCTACATTCAAAAAAGATTATGGAGTAATTGCCGATTTAGAAACGGCTATATTCGAAACATCATGGTACCTAACCGGAATGGAGAAGTTTTTTATGGATATGATGCTACAGCCACCATACTTCAATAAATTGCTTGATAAGGTTATGAATACTCATTTGGAGATGGGTAAAGAACTTATAAGAAGAGGGGCTGATATGGTTTGGGCAGGCGACGATTTTGGAGGACAGGATTCTTTATTGATGTCACCCGATCAGTGGAGAGAAATATTTAAGCCGAGGATGAAATATATGTTCGAAGAGTTTAGAAAAGTTAATCCTGATGTTAAGATTGCATGGCATACCTGTGGTTCGGTAGTAGATATAATTCCCGATTTAATCGACATAGGACTTGATATACTTAATCCTATACAACCACTTGCAAAATACATGACTCCTGAGTTTCTGAAAAAAGAATACGGAAAGGATTTGATTTTCTTTGGAGGTATTGATGTTCAGGAATTAATGCCAAATGGAACTCCGCAACAGATAAAAGATGAAGTAAAACGCAGAGTTGAAATTCTCGGAAAAGGAGGCGGTTATATTTTGGCTCCTGCCCATAATATTCAGGATGATACATC